The proteins below come from a single Nocardiopsis gilva YIM 90087 genomic window:
- the tatC gene encoding twin-arginine translocase subunit TatC — translation MPLMDHLRELRNRLVKAMIAIALGTAVGYYVYTPVWEFLKAPYCALPEAQSVDDGCNLIFTGVFDAFFVAFKVWVIVGILVSSPFWLYQLWAFVAPALRRRERKFTYVFLPLAVMLFLAGAALAYYITKLAMEVLFGFAPADVAPMITIDNYLNYMMLMMVVFGVGFVMPLLVALLNLMGVLPHAAIAKWRRVIIFFSFVLAAVLTPAEPISMLALAIPIIVLFELAELFCFLNDRRTRSADPLADLDDDEISALDDVMDDDDNEGARGTPKR, via the coding sequence CGCGAACTGCGCAACCGGCTCGTCAAGGCGATGATCGCCATCGCGCTCGGCACCGCGGTCGGCTACTACGTCTACACACCGGTCTGGGAGTTCCTCAAGGCGCCCTACTGCGCGCTGCCCGAGGCCCAGTCGGTCGACGACGGCTGCAACCTCATCTTCACCGGAGTCTTCGACGCGTTCTTCGTGGCCTTCAAGGTCTGGGTGATCGTGGGCATCCTGGTCTCCAGCCCGTTCTGGCTGTACCAGCTCTGGGCCTTCGTGGCCCCCGCCCTGCGCCGCCGGGAGCGCAAGTTCACCTACGTCTTCCTGCCCCTGGCCGTCATGCTGTTCCTGGCCGGGGCCGCGCTCGCGTACTACATCACCAAGCTGGCGATGGAGGTGCTCTTCGGCTTCGCCCCCGCCGACGTGGCGCCGATGATCACCATCGACAACTACCTCAACTACATGATGCTGATGATGGTGGTCTTCGGGGTCGGCTTCGTGATGCCGCTCCTGGTGGCGCTGCTCAACCTCATGGGCGTCCTGCCGCACGCGGCCATCGCCAAATGGCGCCGCGTCATCATCTTCTTCTCCTTCGTCCTCGCCGCGGTGCTCACCCCCGCCGAGCCGATCTCCATGCTCGCCCTGGCGATCCCGATCATCGTCCTGTTCGAGCTGGCGGAACTCTTCTGCTTCCTCAACGACCGCCGCACCCGCTCCGCCGACCCGCTGGCCGACCTCGACGATGACGAGATCTCCGCGCTCGACGACGTGATGGACGACGATGACAATGAGGGAGCCCGGGGCACCCCGAAGCGCTAG
- a CDS encoding DUF397 domain-containing protein, producing the protein MSDKPAEETERELPPEAMGNEKWHDTTDAVWMRSSLSREDSDAIVEVAKFDDGFRAVRDGKNPEKGILFFTPAEWEAFVLGAKDGEFDIPEEYLTPEEAAIQRGEVPVTAVPSPNNTTPAKDAEAGENTASD; encoded by the coding sequence ATGAGTGACAAGCCCGCCGAAGAGACCGAGCGCGAGCTTCCGCCCGAGGCGATGGGCAACGAGAAGTGGCACGACACCACCGACGCGGTGTGGATGCGCTCCTCGCTGTCCCGTGAGGACTCCGACGCCATCGTCGAGGTCGCCAAGTTCGACGACGGCTTCCGTGCCGTCCGCGACGGCAAGAACCCGGAGAAGGGCATCCTCTTCTTCACCCCCGCCGAGTGGGAGGCGTTCGTGCTGGGCGCCAAGGACGGCGAGTTCGACATTCCGGAGGAGTACCTCACGCCGGAGGAGGCGGCCATCCAGCGTGGCGAGGTGCCGGTCACGGCGGTTCCCTCGCCCAACAACACCACGCCCGCCAAGGACGCGGAGGCTGGCGAGAACACGGCCTCGGACTAG
- a CDS encoding diacylglycerol/lipid kinase family protein, whose amino-acid sequence MAQQIALLVNPAAGRGRSAVVGSRLLRELRSRGADVSVHIGRSPADTVRLARDVVAEGPDALAVVGGDGLIHGALQAVVGTDVPLGIVPAGTGNDIARAFAVPRSLPESAEAILSGRTTDADTVAAAGRHYLSVLACGFDSRVNERVNGFRFGLGRMNYLIGLAAELSSFSPLPFTVEVDGERLESKGMLVAVGNTPSYGGGMRICPEAVADDGLLEVVFVHAVPRASFLRFFPRVFDGSHTGLDEVTVLRGRTVTISAPDGAAQPVVGYADGERLGELPITCEVVPRSVRLLN is encoded by the coding sequence ATGGCTCAGCAGATCGCGCTCCTGGTCAACCCCGCCGCCGGCCGCGGCCGCTCCGCCGTGGTCGGTTCCCGGCTCCTGCGTGAGCTGCGGAGCCGCGGCGCGGATGTCTCGGTCCACATCGGCCGCAGCCCGGCCGACACCGTCCGCCTGGCCCGGGACGTCGTCGCCGAGGGCCCCGACGCGCTCGCGGTCGTCGGCGGTGACGGGCTGATCCACGGCGCACTGCAGGCCGTCGTGGGCACCGACGTGCCGCTGGGAATCGTTCCGGCGGGGACCGGAAACGACATCGCCCGCGCCTTCGCGGTGCCCCGTTCCCTGCCCGAGTCCGCCGAGGCGATCCTCAGCGGCCGTACCACCGACGCCGACACCGTGGCCGCCGCGGGGCGCCACTACCTGAGCGTGCTCGCCTGCGGCTTCGACTCGCGGGTCAACGAGCGGGTGAACGGCTTCCGGTTCGGGCTCGGCCGGATGAACTACCTCATCGGGCTGGCCGCCGAACTGTCGTCCTTCTCCCCGCTGCCCTTCACCGTGGAGGTCGACGGCGAACGCCTGGAGTCCAAGGGCATGCTCGTGGCCGTCGGTAACACCCCCTCCTACGGCGGCGGCATGCGGATCTGCCCCGAGGCCGTCGCCGACGACGGCCTGCTGGAGGTCGTGTTCGTGCACGCCGTTCCCCGTGCCTCGTTCCTCCGCTTCTTCCCCCGCGTCTTCGACGGCAGCCACACCGGCCTGGACGAGGTCACCGTCCTGCGCGGGCGCACCGTCACCATCAGCGCCCCGGACGGCGCCGCCCAGCCGGTCGTCGGCTACGCCGACGGCGAGCGCCTCGGTGAGCTGCCCATCACCTGCGAGGTGGTGCCGCGGTCGGTGCGTCTGCTGAACTGA
- a CDS encoding DEAD/DEAH box helicase, giving the protein MSTHAARYAEFRRRQAESSGTIEEFQRLYGFEFDPFQIRACKVLETGHGVLVAAPTGSGKTIVGEFAVHLALRDGAKCFYTTPIKALSNQKYTDLVRRYGQDRVGLLTGDNSVNGEAPIVVMTTEVLRNMLYAGSHTLGGLGYVVMDEVHYLADRFRGAVWEEVIIHLPESVQVAALSATVSNAEEFGEWMQQVRGDTTVIVDEKRPVPLWQHVMAGKRIHDLFVPIEDEEVDGGDDAEAGNGRNRKRKRKRDRRENGIRSAEVVFNGEKQRVNPRLIRLAQEDDRITQLAHRRRHPQNRARGGPRPRSKFAPPSRVQIIDELDREGLLPAITFIFSRAGCDDAVRQCMAAGLCLTTEEEADEIREYAERQCSEIPPADLAVLGYHEWLRALANGVSSHHAGLLPTFKEVVETLFARGLIRAVFATETLALGINMPARTVVIEKLDKWNGETHAALTPGEYTQLTGRAGRRGIDVEGHAVVIWQPGTDPESVAGLASTRTYPLNSSFQPSYNMAVNLVGQVGRERSRNMLEASFAQFQADRAVVGLVKQLRKHEEALEGYAKAAECHLGDFMEYARLRRELSDREAQASKGRASRRREEAVASLERLRPGDIIRIPAGRHTGFAVVLDPGTRSEVPAPLVLTANRQVKRVNAADFPVPVEPAGRLRVPRNFSARSAQDRRDLASSLRNRLNETGGEGRPPRGGGRDRDQEDPEIHRIRREMRSHPCHGCAEREDHARWAERYFRLVKETDGLRRRVEGRSHVIARTFDRVCGVLQDLHYLDGDTVTEEGRRLAQVYSELDLLVAECLRRDLWEELDPQDLATCVASLVYESRRNDDPFPRVPDGAPAHVLEEMERLWGELHDVEHRHKVSFLRRPDLGFVWITHRWARGDRLDRILMEADMPAGDFVRTTKQLIDMLSQIAGAVPEGSKVRANARKAIDLVRRGVVAYSSVG; this is encoded by the coding sequence ATGAGTACGCACGCCGCGCGTTACGCCGAATTCCGTCGGCGCCAGGCCGAATCTAGCGGGACGATCGAGGAGTTCCAGAGGCTTTACGGTTTCGAGTTCGACCCCTTCCAGATCCGCGCCTGCAAGGTGCTGGAGACGGGGCACGGCGTGCTGGTGGCGGCGCCCACCGGGTCGGGCAAGACCATCGTCGGCGAATTCGCCGTGCACCTCGCGCTGCGCGACGGCGCCAAGTGCTTCTACACCACACCGATCAAGGCCCTGTCCAACCAGAAGTACACCGACCTGGTGCGCCGCTACGGCCAGGACAGGGTCGGCCTGCTCACCGGCGACAACAGCGTCAACGGCGAAGCACCGATCGTGGTCATGACCACCGAGGTGCTGCGCAACATGCTCTACGCGGGCTCCCACACCCTCGGCGGGCTCGGGTACGTGGTCATGGACGAGGTGCACTACCTCGCCGACCGCTTCCGCGGGGCGGTCTGGGAAGAGGTCATCATCCACCTGCCGGAGTCGGTGCAGGTCGCCGCGCTGTCGGCGACGGTCAGCAACGCCGAGGAGTTCGGCGAGTGGATGCAGCAGGTGCGCGGCGACACCACGGTGATCGTGGACGAGAAGCGCCCCGTACCGCTGTGGCAGCACGTGATGGCGGGCAAGCGCATCCACGACCTGTTCGTTCCGATCGAGGACGAGGAGGTGGACGGAGGCGACGACGCCGAGGCGGGTAACGGGCGCAACCGCAAGCGGAAGCGCAAGCGCGACCGCCGCGAGAACGGCATCCGCAGCGCCGAGGTCGTCTTCAACGGTGAGAAGCAGCGCGTCAACCCGCGGCTCATCCGCCTGGCCCAGGAGGACGACCGGATCACTCAACTCGCCCACCGGCGCCGCCACCCGCAGAACCGGGCGCGCGGCGGCCCACGGCCGCGGTCCAAGTTCGCTCCGCCGAGCCGCGTCCAGATCATCGACGAGCTGGACCGCGAAGGCCTCCTCCCGGCCATCACCTTCATCTTCAGCCGCGCCGGGTGCGACGACGCCGTGCGCCAGTGCATGGCCGCCGGGCTCTGCCTCACCACCGAGGAGGAAGCCGACGAGATCCGCGAGTACGCGGAGCGGCAGTGCTCCGAGATCCCGCCCGCCGACCTCGCGGTGCTCGGGTACCACGAGTGGCTGCGCGCCTTGGCGAACGGCGTGTCCTCCCACCACGCGGGCCTGCTGCCCACGTTCAAGGAGGTCGTGGAGACCCTGTTCGCGCGGGGGCTCATCCGCGCCGTGTTCGCCACGGAGACCCTGGCGCTGGGCATCAACATGCCGGCGCGCACCGTGGTCATCGAGAAGCTGGACAAGTGGAACGGCGAGACGCACGCGGCGCTCACACCGGGGGAGTACACCCAGCTCACCGGGCGGGCCGGGCGGCGTGGCATCGACGTCGAGGGCCACGCGGTGGTGATCTGGCAGCCCGGCACCGACCCAGAGTCGGTCGCGGGTCTGGCCAGCACGCGTACCTACCCGCTGAACTCCAGCTTCCAGCCGTCCTACAACATGGCCGTCAACCTCGTCGGCCAGGTGGGCCGTGAGCGCAGCCGCAACATGCTGGAGGCGTCCTTCGCCCAGTTCCAGGCCGACCGTGCCGTCGTGGGGCTGGTCAAGCAGCTGCGCAAGCACGAGGAGGCCCTGGAGGGATACGCCAAGGCGGCCGAGTGCCACCTGGGCGACTTCATGGAGTACGCGCGGCTGCGCCGGGAGCTGAGCGACCGCGAGGCGCAGGCGTCCAAGGGGCGCGCGTCGCGGCGCCGCGAGGAGGCCGTCGCCAGCCTGGAGCGGCTGCGGCCCGGCGACATCATCCGCATCCCGGCCGGGCGGCACACCGGGTTCGCCGTGGTGCTGGACCCCGGCACCCGCAGTGAGGTCCCGGCCCCACTGGTGCTGACCGCCAATCGGCAGGTCAAGCGGGTGAACGCCGCGGACTTCCCGGTGCCGGTGGAGCCGGCGGGCCGGCTGCGGGTCCCGAGGAACTTCTCCGCGCGCTCCGCGCAGGACCGCCGCGACCTCGCCTCGTCGTTGCGGAACCGGCTCAACGAGACCGGTGGGGAGGGGCGCCCGCCCCGAGGCGGCGGACGCGACCGCGACCAGGAGGACCCGGAGATCCACCGGATCCGCCGGGAGATGCGGTCCCACCCCTGCCACGGCTGCGCCGAGCGCGAGGACCACGCCCGCTGGGCCGAGCGCTACTTCCGCCTGGTCAAGGAGACCGACGGGCTGCGCCGCCGCGTGGAGGGCCGCTCACACGTCATCGCGCGCACCTTCGACCGCGTCTGCGGTGTGCTGCAGGACCTGCACTACCTCGACGGCGACACCGTCACCGAGGAGGGGCGGCGGCTCGCGCAGGTCTACTCCGAGCTCGACCTGCTGGTAGCCGAGTGCCTCCGCCGCGACCTGTGGGAGGAGCTGGACCCGCAGGACCTGGCGACCTGTGTCGCGTCGCTGGTGTACGAGTCGCGCCGCAACGACGACCCGTTCCCGCGCGTCCCCGACGGCGCTCCGGCGCACGTGTTGGAGGAGATGGAGCGGCTGTGGGGCGAGCTGCACGACGTCGAGCACCGCCACAAGGTCTCCTTCCTGCGCCGCCCCGACCTGGGTTTCGTGTGGATCACGCACCGCTGGGCACGCGGCGACCGCCTGGACCGGATCCTGATGGAGGCCGACATGCCGGCGGGCGACTTCGTGCGCACCACCAAGCAGCTGATCGACATGCTCAGCCAGATCGCCGGAGCCGTCCCGGAGGGCAGCAAGGTGCGCGCCAACGCGCGCAAGGCGATCGACCTCGTCCGGCGCGGCGTGGTGGCGTACTCGTCGGTGGGCTGA
- a CDS encoding nuclear transport factor 2 family protein: MSTATLPAPLDRFFDVVNSGDSQGFLDFFGTDGVVNDWGREFTGRQEISGWNDREFIGANMRLDVEDVALRDSEVAVTAQVTSSGFNGPSTFTFVIEGEQIKLMRITA; the protein is encoded by the coding sequence ATGTCCACCGCCACACTGCCCGCGCCCCTGGACCGCTTCTTCGACGTCGTGAACAGCGGAGATTCCCAGGGGTTCCTCGACTTCTTCGGCACCGACGGGGTGGTCAACGACTGGGGCCGCGAGTTCACGGGTCGTCAGGAGATCTCCGGCTGGAACGACCGTGAGTTCATCGGTGCGAACATGCGCCTCGACGTGGAGGACGTGGCGCTGCGCGACTCCGAGGTCGCCGTGACCGCCCAGGTGACCAGCAGCGGATTCAACGGCCCGTCGACGTTCACCTTCGTCATCGAGGGGGAGCAGATCAAGCTGATGCGAATCACCGCCTGA
- a CDS encoding glycoside hydrolase family 13 protein, giving the protein MSAPRGTPETDAWWRDAVIYQIYPRSFADGDDNGTGDLIGVAQRIGHLADLGVDALWLSPFYPSPMADGGYDVADYRDVDPRFGSLDDFDALVEAAHGRGIRIYIDIVPNHTSSAHPWFQAALAAPKGSAERDRYVFRDGLGPDGDQPPSNWASRFGGSAWSRTPDGQWYLHLFHQDQPDLNWSNPEVRAEFDDILRFWCRRGVDGFRIDVAYAMVKDLDEPLRDVVMVPSHADEVAANPDHPFLDRPEVRDIHREWRRILDGFTPPRVAIGEIWLPTDRRLRYLGPDKLHQAFDFDFLLCPWDAAAYRAVIDEAVDGATAAGSVPTWVLGNHDTVRPASKFGLPPGTDTTAWLMSDGTAPPADPALGLRRARAAALLQLALPGAAYIYQGEELGLPEVADLSPEQLQDPVWERSRHTAKGRDGCRVPIPWEKSGPSLGFGRTAGWLPQPEDWSDLSVAAQTGDPGSTLEMYRAALRARRALSPGTRFTWDRDLNVGYVLAFRRDDHLIVVNTGSTPVPLPPGEAVVASTDLPPAELPGDATVWLRTG; this is encoded by the coding sequence ATGAGCGCTCCCCGAGGCACCCCTGAGACCGATGCGTGGTGGCGCGATGCCGTCATCTACCAGATCTACCCGCGCAGCTTCGCCGATGGCGATGACAACGGCACCGGCGACCTGATCGGCGTTGCCCAGCGGATCGGCCACCTCGCCGACCTGGGCGTCGACGCCCTGTGGCTGTCCCCCTTCTATCCCTCGCCGATGGCCGACGGCGGCTATGACGTGGCCGACTACCGCGATGTCGACCCGCGCTTCGGGTCTCTGGACGACTTCGACGCCCTCGTCGAGGCCGCTCACGGGCGGGGCATCCGGATCTACATCGACATCGTGCCGAACCACACGTCCTCGGCCCACCCCTGGTTTCAGGCCGCTTTGGCCGCTCCGAAAGGGTCTGCCGAGCGTGACCGCTATGTCTTCCGCGACGGGCTCGGCCCCGACGGCGACCAGCCGCCGAGCAACTGGGCGTCGCGGTTCGGCGGCTCCGCCTGGTCGCGGACGCCCGACGGGCAGTGGTACCTGCACCTGTTCCATCAGGACCAGCCGGATCTCAACTGGTCCAACCCCGAGGTGCGCGCCGAGTTCGACGACATCCTGCGGTTCTGGTGCCGGCGCGGCGTCGACGGATTCCGGATCGACGTCGCCTACGCCATGGTCAAGGATCTCGACGAGCCGCTGCGGGACGTCGTCATGGTCCCGAGCCACGCCGACGAGGTGGCCGCCAACCCCGACCACCCGTTCCTGGACCGCCCCGAGGTGCGGGACATCCACCGGGAGTGGCGGCGGATCCTGGACGGGTTCACCCCGCCGCGCGTCGCCATCGGCGAGATCTGGCTGCCGACCGATCGGAGGCTGCGCTACCTGGGTCCGGACAAGCTGCACCAGGCGTTCGACTTCGACTTCCTGCTGTGTCCCTGGGATGCGGCGGCCTACCGCGCGGTGATCGACGAGGCCGTGGACGGGGCGACCGCCGCCGGGAGCGTGCCGACGTGGGTGCTGGGCAACCACGACACCGTGCGCCCCGCCTCCAAGTTCGGGCTGCCACCGGGAACGGACACGACGGCGTGGCTGATGAGCGACGGCACCGCGCCGCCCGCCGATCCCGCCCTGGGTCTGCGCCGGGCGCGGGCGGCGGCGCTGCTGCAGCTGGCCCTGCCCGGTGCGGCCTACATCTACCAGGGCGAGGAACTGGGGCTGCCGGAGGTCGCTGACCTGTCGCCCGAGCAGCTGCAGGATCCCGTGTGGGAGCGCAGCAGGCACACCGCCAAGGGGCGCGACGGCTGCCGGGTGCCCATCCCGTGGGAGAAGTCCGGCCCCTCACTGGGCTTCGGGCGCACGGCGGGGTGGCTCCCCCAACCGGAGGACTGGTCCGACCTGTCCGTCGCGGCCCAGACCGGGGACCCGGGGTCCACCCTGGAGATGTACCGCGCCGCTCTGCGCGCGCGCCGCGCGCTCTCCCCCGGCACACGGTTCACCTGGGACCGTGATCTCAACGTCGGCTATGTCCTTGCCTTCCGCCGCGACGACCACCTGATCGTGGTCAATACGGGCAGCACACCGGTCCCGTTGCCACCGGGTGAGGCGGTCGTCGCCAGCACCGATCTCCCCCCGGCCGAACTTCCGGGCGACGCCACGGTGTGGCTGCGCACCGGCTGA
- a CDS encoding glycosyltransferase family 4 protein produces the protein MPPRTLLITNDFPPRRGGIETFCYELARRMPGAEGGGVVVYTSCTDGLEEAERDFDRRQPFPVVRDSSHMLLPTRRVAHRAAGLLERYGCERVLIGSAAPLGLLAGGLRDAGARRIIAMSHGHEVWWARVPGARLALRRIGEKVDVLTYLGDFTRDEIGRALRSTDRERMARLTPGVDPRAFTAGGDGTPVREKYGLGDGPVILCACRLVPRKGVDTLIRAMSWVRRWLPDARLVVVGQGPDERRLRELAAWTGVSDEVVFAGSHGHDEMPSFYAAANVFAMPCRTRKAGLEAEGLGIVYLEAAASGLPALVGSSGGAPDTVRHGETGFVVDGREPRSVANKLHRLLSAPDQAQAMGQRGREMVAKEWTWDLTAQRLEELFRAA, from the coding sequence ATGCCACCGCGCACTCTGCTGATCACCAATGACTTCCCGCCACGCCGGGGCGGGATCGAGACCTTCTGCTATGAGCTGGCGCGGCGCATGCCCGGCGCTGAGGGAGGGGGCGTGGTCGTCTACACGTCGTGCACCGACGGTCTGGAGGAGGCGGAGCGCGACTTCGACCGGCGGCAGCCGTTCCCGGTGGTTCGCGACAGCTCCCACATGCTGCTGCCCACCCGGCGCGTCGCGCACCGGGCCGCCGGACTGCTGGAGCGGTATGGATGCGAGCGCGTCCTGATCGGGTCGGCGGCACCGCTGGGGCTGCTCGCGGGCGGACTGCGTGATGCGGGGGCGCGGCGGATCATCGCGATGTCCCACGGCCACGAGGTGTGGTGGGCCCGCGTCCCCGGCGCTCGCTTGGCACTGCGCCGCATCGGGGAGAAGGTCGATGTGCTGACCTACCTGGGCGACTTCACGCGCGACGAGATCGGGCGGGCACTGCGGTCGACCGACCGCGAACGCATGGCACGCCTGACGCCGGGCGTCGACCCGAGGGCGTTCACGGCCGGCGGGGACGGCACACCGGTACGAGAAAAGTACGGCCTGGGAGACGGACCGGTCATCCTGTGCGCCTGCCGACTGGTGCCGCGCAAGGGTGTCGACACCCTGATCCGAGCCATGTCCTGGGTGCGACGGTGGCTGCCCGACGCACGCCTCGTGGTGGTGGGCCAGGGGCCGGATGAGAGACGCCTACGAGAACTGGCGGCCTGGACAGGAGTCAGTGACGAGGTCGTGTTCGCGGGAAGCCACGGCCACGACGAAATGCCGTCCTTCTACGCCGCCGCCAACGTCTTCGCCATGCCCTGCCGAACACGCAAAGCAGGCCTGGAAGCCGAGGGGCTCGGCATCGTCTACCTGGAGGCAGCCGCCAGCGGACTCCCGGCCCTGGTCGGTTCCTCCGGCGGAGCCCCGGACACGGTCCGCCACGGCGAAACCGGCTTCGTCGTCGACGGCCGCGAACCCCGCTCCGTCGCCAACAAACTCCACCGCCTCCTCAGCGCCCCCGACCAGGCCCAAGCTATGGGCCAACGGGGCCGAGAGATGGTTGCGAAGGAATGGACGTGGGACCTCACGGCCCAGCGCCTTGAAGAGCTGTTTCGGGCCGCATGA
- a CDS encoding type II toxin-antitoxin system Phd/YefM family antitoxin — translation MAEQLPSESIRDLRDHLSEVIDRVNSTESPTVITRRGKEVGAIIPIEALRQFLQWEEEQLNRIVDERMAEPGPGVPLEDVIAETLARSE, via the coding sequence ATGGCAGAGCAACTTCCCAGCGAATCGATTCGCGATCTACGGGACCACCTGTCCGAAGTCATCGACCGGGTGAACTCCACCGAATCCCCGACGGTCATCACGCGTCGGGGAAAGGAAGTCGGAGCGATCATCCCCATCGAGGCGCTGCGCCAGTTCCTGCAGTGGGAAGAGGAGCAGCTGAACCGGATCGTGGATGAGCGCATGGCCGAGCCGGGCCCCGGTGTGCCACTTGAGGACGTGATCGCAGAGACCCTGGCGAGGTCCGAGTGA
- a CDS encoding type II toxin-antitoxin system RelE family toxin, which translates to MTSFRTRFHEEARRDLRKIPKRFAMTILRKLTNLQEDPYGCNSTAMVSRPERRRLRVGDYRVIYTVDNGELIIWVIEVGHRSEIYKRRS; encoded by the coding sequence GTGACCTCCTTCCGCACCAGGTTTCACGAGGAGGCTCGGCGCGACCTCCGCAAGATCCCGAAGCGTTTCGCGATGACCATCCTCCGCAAACTCACAAACCTGCAGGAGGATCCTTACGGCTGCAACTCGACCGCCATGGTGTCACGGCCCGAGCGGCGTCGGCTGAGGGTGGGCGACTATCGCGTGATCTACACGGTCGACAACGGAGAGTTGATCATCTGGGTGATCGAAGTCGGGCATCGATCGGAGATCTACAAACGTCGCTCGTGA
- a CDS encoding acyl-CoA dehydrogenase family protein: MAVDRTLPTSEAADLLELVRDIADKELSGRVAADEENAAFPRDVFTLLGRAGLLGLPYSSEYGGGDQPYEVYLQVVEELASAWLAVGLGLSVHTLACFPVATYATEDQRAALLPDLLGGELLGAYCLSEAHSGSDAAAMSTRAQGTDSGYRVDGAKSWITHGGHADFYTLFARTGAPDSGGRGISCFHVPASTPGVSADAPERKMGMSASPTAVMRFDGAEVGADARIGEEGQGFSIALAALDSGRLGIAACAVGVAQAALDVAVDYARERQQFGRPIIDFQGLSFMLADMATQIEAARELYLAAARRRDAGRPYGKQAAMAKLFATDTAMRVTTDAVQVLGGYGYTRDFPVERLMREAKVLQIVEGTNQIQRLVIGRRLSEGE, translated from the coding sequence ATGGCCGTGGACCGCACGCTTCCAACGTCGGAGGCAGCAGACCTGCTGGAGCTTGTTCGGGATATCGCGGACAAGGAGCTCTCGGGGCGGGTTGCGGCCGATGAGGAGAACGCGGCGTTTCCCCGGGATGTCTTCACCCTGCTCGGGCGGGCCGGGCTGCTCGGGCTGCCGTATTCGTCCGAGTACGGCGGTGGCGACCAGCCCTATGAGGTGTATCTGCAGGTCGTGGAGGAGCTGGCCAGTGCTTGGCTGGCCGTGGGCCTCGGGTTGAGTGTGCACACCCTGGCCTGCTTTCCCGTGGCCACTTACGCCACCGAGGATCAGCGGGCCGCGCTCCTTCCTGACCTGCTCGGCGGAGAGCTGCTCGGTGCTTACTGCCTGTCCGAAGCCCACTCCGGGTCCGACGCGGCGGCGATGTCCACGCGCGCGCAGGGTACCGACTCCGGGTACCGGGTCGACGGTGCAAAGTCGTGGATCACCCACGGTGGGCACGCCGACTTCTACACGCTGTTCGCGCGGACCGGCGCCCCCGATTCCGGGGGGAGAGGCATCAGCTGCTTCCACGTCCCCGCGTCCACTCCCGGTGTCTCTGCCGATGCGCCAGAGCGGAAGATGGGGATGAGCGCCTCGCCGACCGCCGTCATGCGCTTCGACGGTGCCGAGGTCGGGGCTGATGCGCGCATCGGCGAGGAGGGCCAGGGGTTCTCCATCGCTCTGGCCGCGCTGGACTCCGGGCGCCTCGGTATCGCCGCCTGCGCGGTGGGGGTCGCCCAGGCCGCGCTCGATGTCGCTGTCGACTACGCCCGCGAGCGGCAGCAGTTCGGTCGGCCGATCATCGACTTCCAGGGGCTGAGCTTCATGCTCGCCGACATGGCCACCCAGATCGAGGCCGCCCGTGAGCTGTACCTCGCCGCGGCCCGTCGGCGCGACGCCGGACGGCCCTACGGCAAGCAGGCGGCGATGGCCAAGCTGTTCGCCACCGACACCGCCATGCGGGTGACCACCGACGCCGTTCAGGTCCTCGGCGGTTACGGCTACACCCGCGACTTCCCGGTCGAGCGGCTGATGCGGGAGGCCAAGGTGCTGCAGATCGTCGAGGGCACCAACCAGATCCAGCGGCTGGTGATCGGCCGCCGACTCTCCGAAGGGGAGTGA